One genomic window of Devosia salina includes the following:
- the pseC gene encoding UDP-4-amino-4,6-dideoxy-N-acetyl-beta-L-altrosamine transaminase: MSEQPKSLIPYGKQSIDDDDLAAVAAALRADYLTTGPRIAEFEAAFATAVGAKHAMVCSNGTAALHLSAMALGIGPDDIVLAPTLSFLATANGPHYTGARIVFMDCDPETALVRPQDVEDALERAGGSVKAIFITHMNGQICDIEAISKIARRIGAYLVEDACHAVGTEYTDSQGITRQVGDGAYSDLTNFSLHPVKTITMGEGGVVTTNDSTLHKQMCRLRSHGMTRDPDEFEVEELAFAADGLPNPWYYEMPSPGYNYRATDIQCALGMTQLAKLPRFAEKRRSLASEYDALLAKHNGPMRRFGRVEGCDPVLHLYVALIDFAAIGLDRGGFMRQLSALGIGTQVHYLPIHRQTYYAKLNPGLSLPGADTYYSQCLSLPLYADMTSEDVRRVMDALKSLGA; this comes from the coding sequence ATGTCTGAGCAGCCAAAGAGCTTAATTCCCTACGGCAAACAATCGATCGACGACGACGATCTCGCCGCCGTCGCGGCCGCCTTGCGCGCCGACTATCTGACGACCGGCCCGCGGATCGCCGAGTTTGAAGCGGCATTCGCCACGGCCGTCGGCGCCAAGCATGCCATGGTGTGCTCCAATGGCACCGCCGCCCTGCACCTGAGCGCCATGGCGCTTGGGATTGGACCTGATGACATTGTGCTGGCGCCGACCCTGAGTTTCCTCGCGACCGCCAACGGCCCTCACTATACCGGCGCCCGCATCGTCTTCATGGACTGCGATCCGGAAACCGCCCTGGTTCGCCCCCAGGACGTCGAAGACGCCCTCGAGCGAGCCGGCGGCAGCGTCAAGGCGATCTTCATCACGCACATGAATGGCCAGATCTGCGACATCGAGGCGATCAGCAAGATCGCTCGCCGCATCGGCGCCTATCTCGTGGAAGACGCCTGCCACGCTGTCGGCACCGAGTATACCGACAGCCAGGGGATCACGCGTCAGGTTGGGGACGGCGCCTATTCGGACCTGACCAACTTCTCGCTCCATCCCGTCAAGACCATCACGATGGGCGAAGGCGGCGTAGTCACGACCAATGACAGCACCCTGCACAAGCAGATGTGCCGTCTGCGCTCGCATGGCATGACCCGCGATCCGGATGAATTCGAGGTCGAGGAGCTGGCCTTTGCGGCCGATGGCCTTCCCAATCCTTGGTATTACGAGATGCCCTCACCGGGCTACAACTACCGGGCCACCGACATCCAGTGCGCACTGGGCATGACCCAGCTGGCAAAGCTACCGCGTTTCGCGGAGAAGCGGCGATCGCTGGCGTCCGAATATGACGCGCTCCTCGCCAAGCACAATGGTCCGATGCGCCGTTTCGGCCGCGTCGAAGGCTGCGATCCGGTCCTGCATCTCTACGTCGCCCTCATCGATTTTGCCGCTATTGGCCTTGATCGCGGCGGGTTCATGCGACAGCTCTCGGCCCTCGGCATCGGGACGCAGGTCCACTACCTGCCCATCCACCGCCAAACCTACTATGCCAAGCTGAACCCTGGACTTTCGCTGCCGGGCGCAGACACCTATTATTCGCAGTGCCTGTCGCTTCCGCTCTATGCGGACATGACTTCAGAAGACGTTCGTCGTGTCATGGATGCGCTAAAGTCTTTGGGTGCGTGA
- the pseG gene encoding UDP-2,4-diacetamido-2,4,6-trideoxy-beta-L-altropyranose hydrolase — MARTAVFRCDASPALGGGHVMRCLTLAAGLQAAGWDVAFATNTGAAIVVPKLRSQNITVMDGFLLDDTDIGRFSGAFARPDLVVIDHYRSTPDYERSMAGIAGLCLVFDDFATPSGLAEGSRHCDILVNTNIVASTASYAGRVPRQALVLAGSDYALIRTEIRDSIPGDWSAERARKSPETIMLSFGFTDTGGITAHVAQLLLAGRPDLQIDAIMGPAAQGLDAIGGLAASHPNLRVFIDPPDMGAILAKADIAVGASGQSSYERCCFGLPSIAVVVVDNQLELAHAMAAQGAALMLDRRSDRFDSSLVAAFDHLLADADARVALSKSARRLCDGQGVERIVAAISDRLDSKSA, encoded by the coding sequence ATGGCCCGGACGGCTGTTTTTCGCTGTGATGCGTCTCCGGCTCTCGGCGGTGGTCATGTCATGCGCTGCCTTACCCTGGCCGCCGGGCTACAGGCCGCGGGGTGGGACGTCGCGTTCGCGACCAATACCGGCGCGGCTATTGTCGTTCCCAAGCTGCGCAGCCAGAACATCACCGTCATGGACGGCTTTCTGCTCGACGATACGGATATCGGCCGGTTTTCGGGCGCCTTCGCGCGGCCGGACCTGGTCGTCATCGACCACTATCGGTCCACGCCGGACTATGAGCGTAGCATGGCCGGAATTGCCGGCCTCTGCCTGGTCTTTGATGATTTCGCGACGCCCTCGGGGCTGGCCGAAGGCAGTCGGCATTGCGATATCCTCGTCAATACCAATATCGTCGCCTCGACCGCGTCATATGCAGGGAGGGTTCCACGCCAGGCGCTTGTCCTCGCCGGGTCCGACTACGCACTGATCCGGACGGAAATCCGGGACAGCATTCCAGGCGACTGGTCCGCGGAGCGCGCCCGGAAATCCCCGGAAACGATCATGCTGTCGTTCGGATTTACCGATACGGGTGGCATCACTGCCCATGTGGCCCAGCTGTTGCTGGCGGGACGCCCCGATTTGCAGATCGACGCCATCATGGGTCCCGCCGCCCAGGGGCTCGATGCCATCGGCGGTTTGGCCGCGAGTCATCCCAATTTGCGCGTCTTCATTGATCCGCCCGATATGGGCGCGATCCTTGCCAAGGCAGACATTGCGGTGGGGGCGTCGGGACAGTCGAGTTATGAACGCTGCTGCTTTGGACTTCCGAGCATTGCCGTCGTCGTCGTCGACAACCAACTCGAACTGGCACATGCCATGGCTGCGCAGGGCGCGGCGCTGATGCTGGATCGGCGATCCGACCGGTTCGATTCCAGCCTCGTCGCTGCATTCGATCATCTGCTTGCCGACGCCGACGCGCGGGTCGCCCTAAGCAAATCTGCCCGCCGCTTGTGCGACGGGCAGGGAGTAGAGCGCATTGTCGCTGCAATCAGCGACCGGCTTGACTCAAAGTCAGCTTGA
- a CDS encoding glycosyltransferase has translation MTHPPARAKRIAIVLHSIDRGGAESLALKLGQDWSSKGATVTVVTVADAANSMPIPVGVAHVSLSHPSSAANPVGRMARLVASSLHMRRSLRAIQPDLVVAHGDRTNVLALIATMGIAVPVVVVEHNSVRRHAIGRFWNSLRNLTYPRAHRIVGVSNGVVSGFPAAWQAKAVSIPNPAPRLDRTGAPTAGPRQFVALGRLAWQKGFDVLVRAFVPLAAEFPNAAVTIYGEGNERAALDNLARQLGIAERVHFRGRTDDPVSALSAFENFVFPSRYEGFGLALAEAMSLGLAVVAADCDSGPADMIIDGQNGLLVPVDDVERLSEAMRRLIVDRDLAERLGREACGISDRFSDELFFSRWSDLVQVTPAAGAGPTS, from the coding sequence ATGACGCATCCACCCGCGCGGGCCAAGCGAATTGCCATTGTTCTGCACTCGATCGATCGAGGTGGTGCAGAGTCGCTTGCGCTGAAGCTGGGGCAGGATTGGTCGAGCAAGGGCGCGACGGTGACAGTTGTCACGGTGGCGGATGCGGCCAATTCCATGCCCATCCCGGTAGGGGTCGCGCATGTCAGCCTCTCTCATCCGAGCTCCGCTGCCAATCCGGTCGGCAGAATGGCCAGGCTGGTGGCGTCGAGCCTCCATATGCGCCGGTCATTGCGGGCGATCCAACCCGATCTCGTCGTCGCCCATGGTGACCGCACCAACGTGTTGGCGCTGATCGCCACAATGGGCATAGCGGTGCCCGTCGTGGTCGTGGAACATAATTCGGTTCGTCGTCATGCCATCGGCCGGTTCTGGAATAGTCTGCGCAACCTGACCTATCCACGGGCCCACAGGATTGTCGGGGTCAGCAACGGCGTCGTCAGCGGGTTTCCGGCAGCCTGGCAGGCCAAGGCCGTCAGCATACCCAATCCGGCCCCCCGACTTGATCGCACAGGTGCACCGACCGCGGGCCCCCGCCAGTTCGTCGCCCTCGGGCGTCTGGCATGGCAGAAGGGTTTCGACGTGCTGGTCCGGGCCTTCGTGCCCCTGGCCGCCGAATTTCCAAATGCAGCCGTGACCATCTATGGCGAAGGCAATGAGCGCGCAGCGCTGGACAATCTGGCTCGGCAACTGGGAATTGCGGAGCGGGTCCATTTTCGCGGGCGGACGGACGACCCGGTCTCGGCGCTGTCGGCATTCGAGAACTTCGTGTTTCCATCCCGCTATGAGGGCTTTGGGCTGGCCCTTGCGGAGGCGATGAGTCTTGGACTTGCGGTCGTCGCGGCCGATTGCGATAGTGGCCCGGCCGATATGATCATCGACGGCCAGAACGGTCTACTTGTGCCTGTCGACGACGTCGAGCGATTGTCGGAAGCGATGCGCCGGCTGATCGTGGACCGTGACCTGGCGGAGCGGCTCGGTCGCGAGGCATGCGGCATTTCCGACCGATTCAGCGATGAGCTGTTCTTTTCCCGGTGGTCGGACCTGGTCCAGGTTACCCCTGCCGCCGGGGCGGGCCCGACTTCATGA
- the pseI gene encoding pseudaminic acid synthase, with product MSLQMEIAGRKIGPDHPPYIIAELSANHRGSLDEALRMIDLAKDAGADAIKIQSYTPDTITIDHDGPGFVIEGGLWAGRTLYDLYKEAYTPFEWHAAIFEHARKSGITLFSTPFDETAVDLLESLDSPAYKIASFEAIDLPLIRRVAETGKPMIISTGMANHAEMQAALDAARGAGATQIAMLHCISAYPAPADKYNLRTIPDMASRFGIIPGLSDHTLGTAVAVAATALGACVIEKHFIDDRSKGGADSAFSLEPHEFRRMCDDAREAFLGLGTADYVRDRSEDSMRIFRRSLYVTRPIAKGELFSKDNIRSIRPGLGLPPDRISDFLGKAAATDIAYGTPLSDEHL from the coding sequence ATGTCTTTGCAGATGGAGATTGCCGGTCGCAAGATTGGCCCGGATCACCCGCCCTATATCATTGCGGAACTGTCGGCCAATCATCGCGGCAGCCTCGATGAGGCGCTGCGCATGATCGACCTCGCCAAGGACGCCGGCGCCGACGCGATCAAGATCCAGTCCTACACGCCCGACACCATCACCATCGATCACGATGGCCCGGGCTTCGTGATCGAGGGCGGCCTGTGGGCCGGCCGGACGCTCTATGACCTCTACAAGGAGGCATACACGCCCTTCGAGTGGCACGCCGCCATCTTCGAGCATGCCCGCAAGTCCGGCATCACGCTGTTCTCGACGCCGTTCGACGAGACCGCCGTGGACCTGCTCGAAAGCCTCGACTCGCCCGCCTACAAGATCGCCTCGTTCGAAGCCATCGACCTGCCCCTGATCCGTCGCGTCGCCGAGACCGGCAAGCCGATGATCATCTCGACCGGCATGGCCAATCACGCCGAAATGCAGGCGGCTCTCGACGCTGCGCGCGGCGCCGGCGCCACGCAGATCGCCATGCTGCACTGCATTTCCGCCTACCCGGCTCCGGCCGACAAGTACAACCTGCGCACCATTCCCGATATGGCGAGCCGGTTCGGCATCATTCCGGGTCTCTCCGACCACACCCTGGGGACGGCGGTCGCGGTTGCGGCAACGGCCCTGGGCGCCTGCGTGATCGAGAAGCACTTCATCGACGATCGCAGCAAGGGTGGCGCCGACTCGGCGTTCAGCCTCGAGCCTCATGAATTCCGCCGCATGTGCGATGATGCCCGCGAGGCGTTCCTCGGTCTCGGCACTGCCGACTATGTGCGTGACCGGTCCGAGGACTCCATGCGCATCTTCCGGCGTTCGCTCTATGTGACGCGCCCGATCGCCAAGGGCGAGCTCTTTTCCAAGGACAATATCCGGTCCATCAGGCCCGGCCTCGGCCTGCCCCCGGACCGGATCAGCGATTTCCTGGGCAAGGCCGCAGCCACCGATATCGCTTACGGAACGCCGCTGAGCGACGAACACCTGTAA
- a CDS encoding glycosyltransferase, which translates to MNVLIVCNDLPYFLAHRLPLARAILASGGRLALVCGGDSSLAAALPPEVEFHPIAVDRHRLNLLPDIGLVRKVRSLLRTFRPDVMHCITIKPILMAGLALALSRQRTRTRAVFTFAGLGRVFEAGGGASALRRTIVVKALKLATARLNCAATFENQADADTLVRYGIFAPDQTHALFGAGIDTRAFTPPSQPRTGRLTILFASRLLRAKGIDMFLEMASKFRQSGAEADFLVAGLPDPGNPDAIDPAAIAEAEQQGWVRHLGPVSAEAMPDLLRGADIVCLPTRLREGFPRVLIEAAACGCALIGSRQPSIAQVIEDGSNGWMVDTGTTQELEAALASAIADPAKTRAMGMTSAAMLETKVVDERDVSAQFLAIYQAKAVKREASL; encoded by the coding sequence ATGAACGTCCTCATTGTCTGCAACGACCTGCCCTATTTCCTCGCACACCGGCTGCCACTGGCGCGGGCGATCCTTGCAAGCGGCGGCCGCCTGGCGCTAGTCTGCGGGGGAGACAGCAGCCTTGCCGCCGCCTTGCCGCCGGAGGTCGAGTTTCACCCTATCGCCGTTGATCGCCACCGTCTCAACCTCCTGCCCGATATCGGTCTCGTCCGCAAAGTTCGCTCGCTGCTGCGAACCTTCCGTCCGGATGTGATGCATTGCATAACCATCAAGCCAATCCTGATGGCCGGACTGGCCCTGGCGTTAAGCCGGCAGAGGACCCGCACCAGGGCGGTCTTCACCTTTGCCGGGCTCGGGCGGGTATTCGAAGCGGGGGGCGGCGCCAGTGCCCTGCGCAGGACAATCGTCGTAAAGGCCCTCAAGCTCGCCACGGCGCGCCTCAACTGCGCGGCGACCTTCGAAAACCAGGCAGACGCGGACACCTTGGTCCGCTACGGCATTTTCGCGCCGGACCAGACACACGCGCTCTTTGGTGCGGGCATCGACACCCGAGCCTTCACGCCGCCGTCGCAGCCACGGACCGGGCGCCTCACGATACTCTTTGCCTCGCGCCTCTTGCGCGCCAAAGGTATAGATATGTTCCTGGAGATGGCGAGTAAGTTCCGCCAATCGGGAGCGGAGGCCGACTTTCTGGTTGCCGGACTTCCCGATCCCGGCAATCCCGACGCCATCGATCCCGCCGCAATCGCTGAAGCGGAGCAACAGGGATGGGTACGGCATCTCGGCCCGGTGTCGGCCGAGGCCATGCCCGATCTTCTCCGCGGAGCTGATATCGTCTGCCTCCCGACCCGTCTCCGGGAAGGCTTTCCTCGGGTCCTGATCGAAGCGGCGGCCTGCGGCTGCGCCCTTATCGGGTCGCGGCAGCCATCCATCGCACAGGTCATCGAGGACGGCAGCAACGGGTGGATGGTGGATACAGGGACGACGCAGGAGCTGGAGGCGGCCCTGGCCTCCGCCATTGCCGACCCGGCGAAGACCCGCGCCATGGGCATGACCTCCGCTGCCATGCTGGAAACAAAGGTCGTGGATGAACGCGATGTTTCGGCGCAGTTTCTGGCAATCTACCAGGCGAAGGCCGTGAAAAGAGAAGCAAGCTTATGA
- a CDS encoding aldo/keto reductase: MSRLVLGTAQFGLAYGITNATGRVSPGEAKAILDLAAEAGIDEIDTAALYGDSESTLGQLVPAHRGIVTKTSKIEAGMSDAEAVKLLEDTFAQSLERLETKSVKALLVHESEDLLGPCGPALWQAMSRLKAAGLTRQIGASVYTGQQIDALSALYDLDIVQLPFNVVDKRLIAGGQLDHLASAGVEVHCRSVFLQGLLLQEPAAIPDRFGELAAVVGKLRDIFNRYGLTPLEGLLAATLETTGNARLVVGVTSTRELEQMVAAEGRAALFFAGGGRLAEDLRGIAISDQRILSPALWGQLVDSKLSAKD, from the coding sequence ATGAGCAGGCTTGTTCTGGGCACCGCGCAGTTTGGTTTAGCCTATGGCATCACCAACGCCACCGGCCGGGTCTCGCCAGGCGAGGCTAAGGCGATTCTCGATCTGGCTGCAGAGGCGGGCATCGATGAGATCGACACCGCCGCGCTCTATGGTGACAGCGAGAGTACTCTCGGTCAGCTCGTGCCCGCTCACCGCGGGATCGTGACCAAGACGAGCAAGATCGAAGCCGGCATGTCCGATGCCGAGGCCGTGAAATTGCTCGAGGATACTTTTGCGCAATCGCTCGAGCGCCTTGAGACCAAAAGCGTCAAGGCCCTGCTCGTCCACGAGTCAGAGGACCTGCTGGGTCCGTGCGGACCGGCACTCTGGCAGGCGATGTCGCGGCTGAAGGCGGCGGGCCTGACACGGCAGATCGGCGCATCGGTCTATACCGGCCAGCAGATTGACGCGCTTTCGGCGCTATACGATCTCGACATCGTGCAACTGCCCTTCAACGTCGTCGACAAGCGGTTGATCGCCGGCGGGCAGCTTGACCATCTTGCTTCCGCTGGCGTGGAGGTGCATTGTCGCTCCGTGTTTTTGCAGGGGCTACTTTTGCAGGAACCAGCGGCGATTCCCGATCGCTTCGGCGAGCTTGCTGCCGTGGTGGGCAAGCTGAGGGACATATTCAACAGATATGGACTGACGCCGCTGGAGGGCCTGTTGGCCGCGACTCTGGAAACTACAGGTAATGCCAGGCTTGTCGTCGGTGTGACCAGCACCAGAGAGCTTGAGCAGATGGTCGCTGCCGAAGGCAGGGCCGCTTTATTTTTCGCCGGTGGCGGGCGACTGGCGGAGGATCTCCGCGGCATTGCCATTAGCGATCAAAGAATACTTTCCCCAGCGCTCTGGGGACAATTAGTCGACTCCAAGCTTTCCGCGAAGGACTGA
- a CDS encoding ABC transporter ATP-binding protein — MAEIKLDNISLEYPVVDAERSFRKALLSPLGGVIGQKKGARPHVRALNNINLTVRDGDRLGLVGHNGAGKTTLIKLLGGVLQPTTGTMSVSGSTATLVTQGLGVDAEDTGYENIKLCGLYLGMTPREIEAKTKEIAEFTELGDFLHLPVKTYSTGMVVRLSFAITTAVSPEIMIMDEGIGAGDARFAKKAQERFERMVDTSKIIVLASHSPSLIAQLCNKAILMSHGEIVQSGSVEEIQKAYDALNAAA, encoded by the coding sequence ATGGCTGAAATCAAGCTCGACAATATCAGCCTGGAATACCCGGTCGTTGACGCGGAGCGCTCGTTCCGCAAGGCATTGCTGTCTCCTCTGGGTGGCGTGATCGGCCAGAAAAAGGGCGCCCGTCCCCATGTGCGGGCACTCAACAATATCAACCTGACTGTTCGCGATGGCGACCGCCTGGGCCTGGTCGGCCATAACGGCGCCGGCAAGACGACCCTGATCAAGCTGCTTGGGGGCGTGCTGCAGCCAACCACGGGCACCATGTCGGTGTCCGGCTCGACGGCGACGCTGGTGACCCAGGGCCTTGGCGTGGACGCCGAGGATACCGGCTACGAGAATATCAAGCTGTGCGGGCTCTACCTCGGTATGACCCCACGCGAGATCGAGGCCAAGACCAAGGAAATCGCCGAGTTCACCGAACTGGGCGACTTCCTGCATCTCCCGGTCAAGACCTATTCTACCGGCATGGTGGTTCGTCTTTCCTTTGCGATCACCACTGCCGTTTCGCCTGAAATCATGATCATGGACGAAGGTATTGGCGCCGGCGACGCGCGCTTTGCCAAGAAGGCTCAAGAGCGTTTCGAGCGCATGGTGGATACGAGCAAGATCATCGTGCTCGCATCACATTCCCCAAGCTTGATCGCACAGCTCTGTAATAAAGCTATCTTGATGTCGCATGGCGAGATAGTTCAGTCCGGAAGTGTGGAAGAAATTCAGAAGGCGTATGACGCCTTGAACGCTGCAGCCTAG
- the pseB gene encoding UDP-N-acetylglucosamine 4,6-dehydratase (inverting) — MSFKIRDYSLGGFDFNDASILVTGGTGSFGKNFVRYLLEHYKPRRLVIFSRDELKQFEMAQELPESKYPCLRYFIGDVRDQARLEMAMKGVEYVVHAAALKQVPIAEYNPFECIHTNVIGAENVAQAAIRAGVKRVVALSTDKAANPINLYGASKLASDKIFVAANHLSGADGTRFSVVRYGNVVGSRGSVVPFFRKLIADGWDYIPITHEDMTRFWITLEQGIELVVSSFKLMHGGEIFIPKIYSMKVTDLAAAVAPNLPTRVIGIRPGEKLHEVMVSVDDARNTIELDDRYVIEPAFSGWRGPGGGIVGKPVDPNFEYSSNNNSEWLSIEDFHEVLKIADSTGKRDL, encoded by the coding sequence ATGTCCTTCAAAATTCGTGACTACTCGCTCGGCGGCTTCGATTTCAATGACGCCTCCATCCTCGTTACCGGCGGCACCGGGTCGTTTGGCAAGAACTTCGTCCGCTACCTGCTTGAACACTACAAGCCGCGCCGCTTGGTGATTTTCAGCCGCGACGAACTCAAGCAGTTCGAAATGGCGCAGGAGCTCCCCGAGTCGAAGTACCCCTGCCTGCGGTATTTCATCGGCGACGTCCGCGACCAGGCCCGCCTGGAAATGGCGATGAAGGGCGTTGAATACGTGGTGCATGCCGCCGCGCTCAAGCAGGTCCCGATTGCCGAATACAACCCCTTCGAGTGCATCCACACCAACGTGATCGGTGCCGAGAACGTCGCCCAGGCCGCGATCCGCGCCGGCGTGAAGCGCGTCGTCGCGCTCTCCACTGACAAGGCCGCAAACCCGATCAATCTCTACGGTGCGTCGAAACTTGCATCCGACAAGATCTTCGTCGCCGCCAACCACCTCTCCGGCGCTGACGGCACCCGTTTCTCCGTTGTGCGCTACGGCAATGTTGTGGGTTCTCGTGGCTCGGTCGTGCCGTTCTTCCGCAAGCTGATCGCTGACGGTTGGGACTACATTCCGATCACCCATGAGGACATGACCCGCTTCTGGATCACCCTCGAACAGGGTATCGAGCTCGTCGTCTCGTCCTTCAAGCTGATGCATGGCGGCGAAATCTTCATTCCGAAGATCTATTCCATGAAGGTCACCGATCTGGCGGCAGCCGTGGCTCCGAACCTGCCCACCCGCGTCATCGGTATCCGTCCGGGCGAAAAGCTGCACGAAGTCATGGTGTCGGTCGACGACGCCCGCAACACGATCGAGCTCGACGATCGCTATGTGATCGAACCGGCATTCTCCGGCTGGCGTGGTCCCGGCGGAGGCATTGTCGGCAAGCCAGTGGATCCGAACTTTGAATATTCGTCCAACAACAATAGCGAGTGGCTCAGCATCGAAGACTTCCATGAAGTTCTCAAGATTGCCGATAGTACGGGAAAGCGCGACCTCTAA
- a CDS encoding cytidylyltransferase domain-containing protein, which produces MIVAVLQARVSSRRLPGKVLLPILGRPMLSLQIERVLRSQRIDKLVLATSDQPEDDGMVDIAQSVGIDLFRGSLEDVLDRFYGAAAAANPDWVVRLTGDCPLADAEVIDRVIDAAVERSYDYATNAVHPTWPDGLDCEVMTFAALEQCWREAQTPVEREHVTPYINTNPEKFRLFHVKGETDLSGLRWTVDEPADFDFVTRVYEALYPSKRDFTSADVLAFLADNPEVMAVNANIERNEGYRLSLEKLRNSLGKA; this is translated from the coding sequence ATGATCGTTGCAGTTCTGCAAGCTCGCGTATCGTCGCGCCGTCTACCCGGCAAGGTGCTGCTGCCCATATTGGGGCGCCCTATGCTGTCGCTGCAGATCGAGCGGGTGCTGCGATCCCAGCGGATCGACAAGCTGGTTTTGGCGACCAGCGACCAGCCCGAGGATGACGGGATGGTCGACATTGCCCAGAGCGTGGGGATCGACCTGTTCCGCGGGTCGCTCGAGGACGTGCTGGACCGGTTTTATGGCGCTGCGGCTGCGGCCAATCCCGATTGGGTGGTCCGCCTGACTGGCGACTGCCCGCTGGCCGACGCGGAGGTGATCGACCGGGTCATCGATGCTGCGGTCGAGAGGAGTTACGACTATGCCACCAACGCTGTGCACCCGACCTGGCCGGATGGCCTCGATTGCGAAGTGATGACCTTTGCCGCCCTCGAGCAGTGCTGGCGCGAAGCACAGACGCCCGTCGAGCGCGAGCATGTGACGCCCTATATCAATACCAATCCCGAGAAGTTTCGCCTGTTCCACGTCAAGGGCGAGACGGACCTTTCCGGGCTGCGCTGGACGGTCGACGAGCCCGCCGACTTTGACTTCGTGACCCGGGTTTACGAGGCGCTCTACCCCTCGAAGCGCGATTTCACGAGCGCCGATGTGCTGGCTTTCCTCGCGGACAATCCCGAGGTCATGGCCGTCAATGCCAATATCGAGCGGAACGAGGGCTACAGACTGAGTCTGGAGAAACTGCGCAACAGCCTCGGGAAAGCCTGA
- a CDS encoding N-acetyl sugar amidotransferase yields the protein MNNLHKCTKCLLPETYETIEFDKAGVCNVCHGKEYRDEHIDWSSRKTQLDALIEEHRGKHDYDMIVPFSGGKDSTYTLYYLMKEYKIKPLVVRFDHGFMRETLIENNTRTFKKLGVDVLNFTPNWRVTKRLMLEALRRKGDFCWHCHTGIFSYPMHVAVRYNVPLVMWGEPSSEYTQYYDYKDNEIEEVDETRFNRFVNLGITAEDMAGMISGDFDFDPRDLAPYTYPKLRDLKRLQYRSVCLGSYIPWDVKANTALIQKELGWKGDQVEGMPWEEYPYEKIECYMQGMRDYIKYLKRGYSRVSQMVALDLRNGRITQERGQELVDKYEGRKPPSLEIFLDYVGLTESEFNEVVGKTVIPPFEPDFGANEFAPRTWDFENWYRETGDDKGIDYRNKVSAKTSS from the coding sequence ATGAACAACCTCCACAAGTGCACGAAGTGTCTCCTCCCCGAGACCTATGAAACCATCGAATTCGACAAGGCGGGCGTGTGCAATGTCTGTCACGGCAAGGAATACCGTGACGAGCATATCGACTGGTCGTCGCGCAAGACCCAGCTCGATGCGCTGATCGAAGAACATCGCGGCAAGCACGACTATGACATGATCGTGCCGTTCTCGGGCGGCAAAGACTCCACCTACACGCTGTACTACCTGATGAAGGAGTACAAGATTAAGCCGCTGGTCGTGCGCTTCGACCATGGCTTCATGCGCGAGACCCTGATCGAGAACAATACCCGCACCTTCAAGAAGCTGGGCGTGGACGTCCTGAACTTCACGCCGAACTGGCGCGTCACCAAGCGCCTGATGCTGGAAGCGCTGCGCCGCAAGGGCGATTTCTGCTGGCACTGCCACACCGGTATCTTCAGCTATCCGATGCACGTTGCCGTTCGCTACAACGTTCCGCTGGTCATGTGGGGCGAGCCGTCCTCGGAATACACCCAGTACTACGACTACAAGGACAACGAAATCGAGGAAGTGGACGAAACCCGCTTCAACCGATTCGTTAACCTGGGCATCACGGCCGAAGACATGGCTGGCATGATTTCCGGCGACTTCGACTTCGATCCGCGTGACCTCGCTCCCTACACCTATCCCAAGCTGCGCGATCTCAAGCGCCTGCAGTACCGCTCGGTCTGCCTCGGCTCGTATATCCCCTGGGACGTGAAGGCCAATACCGCCCTGATCCAGAAGGAATTGGGATGGAAGGGCGACCAGGTCGAAGGCATGCCGTGGGAAGAATACCCCTACGAGAAGATCGAATGCTACATGCAGGGGATGCGCGACTACATCAAGTATCTCAAGCGCGGTTATTCGCGCGTGAGCCAGATGGTGGCGCTCGACCTTCGCAATGGCCGCATCACGCAGGAACGCGGCCAGGAACTCGTCGACAAGTATGAAGGCCGCAAGCCGCCTAGCCTCGAGATTTTCCTCGATTATGTCGGCCTGACCGAGAGCGAGTTCAACGAAGTCGTCGGCAAGACGGTTATCCCGCCCTTTGAGCCCGATTTTGGTGCCAACGAATTTGCACCCAGGACTTGGGACTTCGAAAACTGGTACCGCGAAACCGGCGACGACAAGGGTATCGACTACCGCAACAAGGTCAGTGCGAAGACTTCAAGCTGA